In Dehalococcoidia bacterium, a genomic segment contains:
- a CDS encoding SDR family NAD(P)-dependent oxidoreductase produces MGWQGRRVVVLGAETEVGRALAQALAEAGARLFLVAARSEAEAAFAVQRLARRLGRLGQGAVLAQAIDASNDMAVRVMVRQAAKALGGLDALFFCADLGPLTPVALALAWRHGGRQMERAGGGVIVSLGVDLEPEPLAEEGRASGVRLVSLKGTGDAKALAWQALHLGEG; encoded by the coding sequence ATGGGCTGGCAGGGCAGGCGCGTCGTCGTCCTAGGTGCCGAGACAGAGGTAGGCCGCGCCCTGGCCCAGGCCCTGGCCGAGGCCGGCGCCCGCCTCTTTCTCGTGGCCGCCCGCAGCGAAGCCGAGGCTGCCTTCGCCGTGCAACGTCTGGCCCGTAGACTGGGCCGCCTCGGGCAGGGGGCCGTGCTGGCCCAGGCCATCGACGCCAGCAACGATATGGCCGTGCGGGTGATGGTGCGCCAGGCGGCCAAGGCCCTGGGCGGTCTGGACGCCCTCTTCTTCTGCGCCGATCTGGGGCCCCTCACCCCTGTCGCCCTGGCCCTGGCCTGGCGCCACGGCGGCCGCCAAATGGAGCGCGCGGGCGGCGGTGTCATCGTCTCTCTGGGCGTCGACCTGGAGCCGGAGCCGCTAGCCGAGGAGGGGCGGGCCAGTGGCGTCCGCCTGGTGAGCCTGAAGGGCACAGGGGACGCCAAGGCGCTGGCCTGGCAGGCGCTGCACCTGGGGGAGGGTTGA